One genomic window of Nicotiana sylvestris chromosome 10, ASM39365v2, whole genome shotgun sequence includes the following:
- the LOC138880101 gene encoding DNA polymerase-like: protein MSDEPVEVVAMGKKSRRPDHIPALKAIKKIKRSPFIVADIEAALHDDVHVPCAVGFLVVKPGEDLASKSEYYIETYFSEDNDFSISDFKKRSERMMLDFIERLAAVVSDEKEIRTVYFHNFSRYDGIIVTRAFTSQIGKYSFQTVMRKHKMYELKVYRGNEKKKLLFRIRDSYLLLPAALNNLAQDLCPKLGSKGTIPYEKLRLEYLPEIGQQLLAYLKQDIRLLGGVMLKAQEIYWNLYKIDIVDTITLSSLALSIFRMHYYDPKSWPIHIPTRNQERFIRRGYYGGHADVYKPYG, encoded by the coding sequence ATGAGTGATGAACCTGTAGAAGTGGTAGCTATGGGTAAGAAGAGTCGTCGTCCCGATCATATACCCGCACTGAAAgcaattaagaaaataaaaaggagCCCATTCATTGTTGCCGATATAGAGGCTGCTCTCCACGACGATGTTCATGTTCCTTGCGCAGTGGGGTTCTTAGTGGTTAAGCCGGGTGAAGATCTTGCTTCCAAGTCTGAATATTATATTGAAACATATTTCAGTGAAGATAACGATTTCTCAATATCAGATTTCAAAAAACGAAGTGAACGTATGATGCTCGACTTTATAGAGCGTTTAGCGGCTGTGGTATCAGATGAAAAAGAAATTCGAACGGTCTATTTCCATAACTTTTCACGATACGATGGCATTATAGTAACGAGAGCTTTTACTTCTCAGATCGGCAAGTACTCCTTCCAAACGGTGATGAGGAAGCATAAAATGTACGAGTTAAAAGTCTATCGtggaaatgaaaaaaagaaattatTGTTCCGTATAAGGGATTCCTACCTTCTCCTTCCCGCTGCGCTAAATAACTTGGCCCAGGATTTATGCCCGAAATTAGGTTCTAAAGGCACCATTCCCTATGAGAAATTACGACTTGAGTATCTTCCGGAGATAGGTCAACAATTGTTGGCTTATCTGAAACAAGATATTCGTCTCTTAGGTGGCGTTATGCTGAAGGCACAAGAGATTTATTGGAATCTGTACAAAATAGACATCGTTGATACAATAACGTTGTCATCGCTAGCTCTATCAATCTTTCGTATGCACTATTACGACCCAAAGAGTTGGCCCATCCATATACCAACTCGAAACCAAGAACGCTTCATTCGGCGTGGTTATTATGGAGGACATGCCGATGTCTATAAGCCCTATGGTTAA
- the LOC104224015 gene encoding NAC domain-containing protein 1-like, whose product MVGKISSDLPPGFRFHPTDEELIMYYLRYQATSRPCPVSIIPEVDLYKFDPWELPEKAEFGENEWYFFTPRDRKYPNGVRPNRAAVSGYWKATGTDKAIYSASKYVGVKKALVFYKGKPPKGVKTDWIMHEYRLNESRSQPNKQSGSMRLDDWVLCRIYKKKNMGKSMEMMKAEEEESEAQIEITNNDIEVVGATTSGPQTNKLPRNCSLSHLLELDYFGSIPQLLGDNSYHTSFDIDQSYTMNSVNTNVVHQMEKSQLGEVSHQHNSQNNNYNIFFNQQPVFVNPAFQFQ is encoded by the exons ATGGTTGGGAAAATTAGCTCGGATCTTCCTCCTGGATTTAGGTTTCATCCTACTGATGAAGAATTAATCATGTATTATCTTCGATATCAAGCTACCTCGAGGCCATGTCCCGTTTCAATTATCCCCGAAGTTGATCTATACAAATTCGATCCCTGGGAATTGCCTG AGAAAGCTGAATTTGGAGAAAATGAATGGTATTTCTTCACCCCTCGTGATAGGAAATATCCAAATGGTGTTAGGCCAAATAGAGCAGCTGTTTCAGGTTATTGGAAGGCTACAGGAACTGATAAAGCTATTTATAGTGCATCTAAATATGTTGGTGTAAAAAAAGCTCTTGTTTTTTACAAAGGAAAACCTCCAAAAGGTGTCAAGACTGATTGGATTATGCATGAATATCGTTTAAATGAATCAAGATCTCAACCTAACAAGCAAAGTGGCTCTATGAGG TTAGATGATTGGGTACTTTGTAGAATTTATAAGAAGAAAAATATGGGAAAAAGTATGGAGATGATGAAAGCTGAAGAAGAAGAATCAGAGGCTCAAATTGAGATTACCaataatgatattgaagttgttggtgCTACTACTAGTGGACCACAAACAAACAAATTGCCAAGGAATTGTTCATTGTCACATCTACTAGAATTGGATTATTTTGGGTCAATTCCACAATTGCTAGGTGATAATTCATACCATACAAGTTTTGATATTGACCAAAGTTACACGATGAATAGTGTTAATACAAATGTGGTTCATCAAATGGAGAAATCTCAGCTAGGGGAAGTGTCACACCAACATAATAgccaaaataataattataatatctTCTTCAACCAGCAGCCAGTTTTTGTAAATCCAGCTTTTCAATTTCAGTGA